The window ATAAAGAAATTATAAAAGATATGAAATCTAGAGGACTTATAAAGATTTATGAAAAAGATGAAATAATATTTAGTGAGGCTGAAGAGAAAAGCAATGTATATTTGGTATGTTCAGGAAAGATAATACTTTATAGATCATCAGAAGAAGGTGATGAAAAAATTATATATATACTTGGAAGCGGCGATTTCTTAAATGAAGTTTGTATAGATGATAAAAATACTTCTGCTAATGCTAAAGTTATGGAAGATAGTAAAATAATATGTTTTTCAAAGAGAGATATTATATCTTGGATGAGGCGAGATTTTAATTTTAATATGATTATTATGAATTCGCTAAGTAATAAACTTAGAAGATCTTTTAGACAGATAAAGAATTTAGGACTTAAAAAAACTAATTATAGAATAGCAGCAAGACTTTGGAAGCTTGCCAGAGACTATGGATGTTCAAGTGATGAAAATATTCATATAGATATAAATATGACTCATTCTCAACTTGCATCTATGGTTGGTACGTCTAGAGAATCTGTAAGTAGATTTTTAAAAAATATTGAAAGAAAGAACATAATAAAGCAAAAAAATCAAAAGATAATAATATGCAGTCTAAGTAAACTTGAAGACTACACTAAATCCCTATCATAAGGGATTTTTTTGTAAGGGAAGTTATATCTGTGATAAATATCACAGATATATATATTGCATATTGTTAAAATATTAATGACTAAAAAATATCAATCTGAGGAGATGAATTAAGTGATAAAAGAGAATTTAGAAAAATTAGCCGCTGCTGCACAAGCAAAAACAAAGCTTTTAAATGATAATATTGTTAAATATTTTATACTTGCAATGATGGCTGGAATTTATGTAGGGTTCGGAATAATGCTTATTTTTTCTATAGGAGCACCACTTAAAGCTGCAGGATCACCTGGACTTAAAGCCTTAATGGGATCAAGCTTTGCAATTGCATTAACATTAGTTATATTTGCAGGATCAGAACTTTTTACAGGAAACAACATGGTAATGACAGTAGGAGCATTATCTAAGAAAGTAACGTGGATAGATGCTATAAAAATATGGATTGTAAGTTATTTTGGTAATTTAGTTGGATCTTTATTAATGGCATGGACATTAGTTCAAACAGGACTTGTAGCCAAAGAGCCACTTAGTAATTTTGTATTAGGAGCTAGTGCGGCTAAGATGGGAGCACCATCTATGGAATTATTCTTTAGAGGTATATTATGTAATATGTTAGTATGTCTAGCAATATGGATGGCTACAAAAACTAAAGAAGATATAGCAAAAATCGCATTTATATTCTTATGCCTATTTGGATTTATAGGATCTGGGTTTGAGCATAGTATAGCTAATATGACACTTCTTGGAATGGGATTATTTATTCCTCATGATCCTAGCTTAGTATCTTGGGCAGGGTATATGCACAATTTAATACCTGTAACACTTGGAAACATGTTAGGAGGAGCAGTTGTGATAGGTGCTATGTACTTTTATGTTGGAACTGGAAGAGGAGGTAAATAGATATGGGATTTGAGATTACTAATAAAGACTTTAACAAGATATTAGAATCATTAAAAGATGAATATAAAATATATGCACCAAAGCGATTTTATAAAAGAGGACGTTTTTCAGATACTGATTTAATAAGATATGATGAAATAAAGACCATAGAAGAAATAGAGTACAAGGAAAAATCTCAATACTCACCTAAAGA is drawn from Tepidibacter hydrothermalis and contains these coding sequences:
- a CDS encoding formate/nitrite transporter family protein; this translates as MIKENLEKLAAAAQAKTKLLNDNIVKYFILAMMAGIYVGFGIMLIFSIGAPLKAAGSPGLKALMGSSFAIALTLVIFAGSELFTGNNMVMTVGALSKKVTWIDAIKIWIVSYFGNLVGSLLMAWTLVQTGLVAKEPLSNFVLGASAAKMGAPSMELFFRGILCNMLVCLAIWMATKTKEDIAKIAFIFLCLFGFIGSGFEHSIANMTLLGMGLFIPHDPSLVSWAGYMHNLIPVTLGNMLGGAVVIGAMYFYVGTGRGGK
- a CDS encoding Crp/Fnr family transcriptional regulator; its protein translation is MFENMDIFSNIDKEIIKDMKSRGLIKIYEKDEIIFSEAEEKSNVYLVCSGKIILYRSSEEGDEKIIYILGSGDFLNEVCIDDKNTSANAKVMEDSKIICFSKRDIISWMRRDFNFNMIIMNSLSNKLRRSFRQIKNLGLKKTNYRIAARLWKLARDYGCSSDENIHIDINMTHSQLASMVGTSRESVSRFLKNIERKNIIKQKNQKIIICSLSKLEDYTKSLS